From a single Serratia surfactantfaciens genomic region:
- a CDS encoding NAD(P)/FAD-dependent oxidoreductase: MNNEIESLTYYAATKKYDLRFPTLEEDLDVDVVIIGGGFSGINTALELAEKGITNIAILEGRYLGYGGTGRNGGQVMAGIGHDLEKIKRHVGPSGLETIFKISNLGAGIIRERIKKYDIDADFCFGYGYLGSNARQEKTLRGWLKEFRAVAPDEEIELYTGAEVKQVVGSDAYTCALKHMGGGHVHSLNLLLGEAKALSGYGVKIFENSNVLNVEYGPRITVRTAMGSVRANKMLWACNGFLNGMEPQIYRKTINTYAFQLATEPLSDDLIRQISPIRGAYSDIRPVIDYYRVTNENRLLFGSATRLIEYFPSDLKAWNRNLMLKVFPYLKDVKIDLAWGGPLCCSANLFPQIGTLPDRDNVFYVQGYSGFGVTPSHIVCKVLAEGMSEGSDRYDLMSSIPHVNIFGKDKLRRVMTTAGKVWHQTSGYWKGRR; this comes from the coding sequence GTGAACAACGAAATCGAGTCCTTAACCTACTACGCGGCGACCAAAAAATACGATCTGCGCTTCCCGACGCTGGAAGAGGATCTGGACGTCGACGTGGTGATCATCGGCGGCGGCTTCTCCGGTATCAACACCGCACTGGAGCTGGCAGAGAAGGGCATCACCAACATCGCCATCCTCGAAGGCCGCTATCTGGGCTACGGCGGCACCGGACGCAACGGCGGCCAGGTGATGGCCGGCATCGGCCACGATCTGGAGAAGATCAAACGCCACGTCGGCCCGTCTGGGCTGGAAACCATCTTCAAGATCAGCAACCTCGGCGCCGGCATTATCCGCGAGCGCATCAAGAAATATGACATCGACGCCGACTTCTGCTTCGGCTACGGCTATCTCGGCAGCAACGCGCGCCAGGAGAAGACCCTGCGCGGATGGCTGAAGGAGTTCAGGGCGGTGGCGCCGGACGAAGAGATCGAGCTCTACACCGGCGCGGAGGTGAAGCAGGTGGTGGGCTCCGACGCCTATACCTGCGCGCTGAAACACATGGGCGGTGGCCATGTGCATTCGCTCAACCTGTTGCTGGGCGAGGCCAAGGCGCTGAGCGGCTACGGGGTGAAAATCTTCGAGAACAGCAACGTGCTCAACGTGGAATACGGGCCGCGCATCACGGTGCGCACCGCCATGGGCTCGGTGCGCGCCAACAAGATGCTGTGGGCCTGCAACGGCTTCCTCAACGGCATGGAACCGCAGATCTACCGCAAGACTATCAACACCTACGCTTTCCAACTGGCCACCGAGCCGCTGTCTGACGATCTGATCCGTCAGATCAGCCCGATCCGCGGCGCCTACAGCGACATTCGCCCGGTGATCGACTATTACCGGGTGACCAACGAAAACCGGCTGCTGTTCGGCAGCGCCACTCGCCTGATCGAATATTTCCCGTCGGATCTCAAGGCCTGGAACCGCAACCTGATGCTGAAGGTGTTCCCGTACCTGAAAGACGTGAAGATCGATCTGGCTTGGGGCGGCCCGCTGTGCTGCAGCGCCAACCTGTTCCCGCAGATCGGCACGCTGCCGGATCGCGACAACGTGTTTTACGTGCAGGGCTACTCCGGCTTCGGCGTGACGCCGAGCCACATCGTGTGCAAGGTGCTGGCGGAGGGCATGAGTGAAGGATCCGATCGTTACGATCTGATGAGCTCGATCCCGCACGTCAACATCTTCGGCAAGGACAAGCTGCGGCGAGTGATGACCACCGCCGGTAAGGTTTGGCACCAGACATCCGGCTATTGGAAAGGCCGCCGTTAA
- a CDS encoding cupin domain-containing protein — MKPLLLKQPLPELLEIGSVSNLGATVIAGTPTVGVASIFGEPTDNLNCGVFSCTRGSFVMEYPFAEHATVWEGSATLTNERTGESVQYQAGDSWFVEKGTPVRWDITSDRFVKHYLAIVEG, encoded by the coding sequence ATGAAACCGTTACTGCTTAAACAACCGCTGCCGGAACTGCTGGAGATCGGCAGCGTCAGCAACCTGGGCGCCACGGTGATCGCCGGCACGCCGACCGTCGGCGTGGCCAGCATCTTCGGCGAGCCGACCGACAATCTGAACTGTGGCGTGTTCAGCTGCACCCGCGGCAGCTTCGTGATGGAATATCCGTTCGCCGAGCACGCCACGGTGTGGGAAGGCAGCGCCACCCTGACCAACGAGCGCACCGGCGAGTCGGTGCAGTACCAGGCCGGCGACTCCTGGTTCGTCGAGAAGGGCACCCCGGTGCGCTGGGACATCACCTCGGATCGCTTCGTCAAACACTATCTCGCCATCGTCGAGGGCTGA
- a CDS encoding alpha/beta hydrolase: MPEQTVSFIKGRHGDIALHDWGNDKPRYLALLVHGYGEHLGRYQYVARTLQAQGARVFGPDHLGHGLSQGERVLIEDYDAVVDDVQRVVEHLRQQYPTLPLVVIGHSMGGMIATRYAQRHAEEVSALVLSGPLLGDRTAISDLAELPTIPDAPLDTATLARDPAVGAAYQEDPLVWHGPFKRPTLRAMQRILAAINAGPGFGALPTLWIHGDDDRLVLMSETQTALDRLRGDDFERMINAGGRHESFNETNKDQILKRVSDFIARALG, translated from the coding sequence ATGCCCGAACAAACCGTCAGCTTTATCAAAGGCCGCCACGGCGACATCGCCTTGCATGACTGGGGAAACGACAAGCCGCGCTATCTGGCGCTGCTGGTGCACGGCTACGGCGAACATCTCGGCCGCTATCAATACGTGGCGCGCACGCTGCAGGCGCAGGGGGCGCGGGTATTCGGCCCCGATCATCTGGGCCACGGCCTGTCACAGGGCGAGCGCGTGCTGATCGAGGATTATGACGCCGTCGTCGACGACGTTCAGCGCGTGGTCGAGCATCTTCGCCAACAGTATCCGACGCTGCCGTTGGTGGTGATCGGCCACTCGATGGGCGGCATGATCGCCACCCGCTACGCGCAGCGCCACGCCGAGGAGGTGAGCGCGCTGGTGCTGTCCGGCCCGCTGCTCGGCGACAGAACGGCGATCTCCGATCTGGCAGAGTTGCCGACGATCCCCGACGCGCCGCTGGATACCGCCACCCTGGCACGCGATCCGGCGGTTGGCGCGGCGTATCAGGAAGATCCGCTGGTGTGGCACGGGCCGTTCAAACGCCCCACCCTGCGCGCCATGCAACGGATCCTCGCCGCCATCAACGCCGGGCCGGGGTTCGGCGCGCTGCCTACGCTGTGGATCCACGGCGACGACGATCGGCTGGTGCTGATGAGCGAAACGCAAACCGCGCTCGATCGCCTGCGGGGCGACGATTTCGAACGGATGATCAATGCGGGCGGGCGGCACGAGAGCTTTAACGAAACCAATAAGGATCAGATCCTCAAGCGGGTAAGCGACTTTATTGCGCGGGCGTTAGGTTAA
- a CDS encoding class II histone deacetylase, with translation MKRTTGFLFDERCFWHSTGLHATTLPVGGWVQPPSGAGHAESPETKRRMKNLMDVSGLSRQLTLLSAEPATEEDLLRIHPAHYLQRFKQVSDSGGGLLGEEAPLGPGSYEIAKLSAGLACAAVEAVLQGELDNAYALSRPPGHHCLPDQSMGFCFLANIPIAIERAKARYGLGKVAVLDWDVHHGNGTQHIYWQRGDVLTLSLHQDGCFPAGYSGERDRGEGAGAGCNVNVPMLAGAGDDGYLHAMRRIVIPALEKFEPELIIVACGYDANALDPLARMQLHSDSFRAMTALVQDAADRLCGGKLVMVHEGGYAESYVPFCGLAVMEQLSGVRTEVQDPLLAFIQQQQPRDAFNRFQREALDELARQFGL, from the coding sequence GTGAAAAGAACAACCGGTTTCTTGTTTGATGAACGCTGTTTCTGGCACAGCACCGGCCTGCACGCCACCACCCTGCCGGTCGGCGGCTGGGTGCAACCGCCTTCGGGCGCCGGCCACGCCGAATCGCCGGAAACCAAACGGCGCATGAAGAACCTGATGGACGTGTCCGGCCTGTCGCGCCAGCTCACCCTGCTGAGCGCCGAACCGGCGACGGAAGAAGACCTGCTGCGCATCCACCCCGCCCACTATCTGCAGCGCTTCAAACAGGTGAGCGACAGCGGCGGCGGCCTGCTGGGGGAAGAGGCGCCGCTGGGGCCGGGCAGCTATGAAATCGCCAAACTCTCCGCCGGGCTGGCCTGCGCGGCGGTGGAAGCGGTGCTGCAGGGCGAGCTGGATAACGCCTATGCGCTGTCGCGCCCGCCGGGCCACCACTGCCTGCCGGATCAATCGATGGGCTTCTGCTTCCTGGCCAATATTCCCATCGCCATCGAGCGCGCCAAGGCCCGCTACGGCCTCGGCAAGGTGGCGGTGCTCGACTGGGACGTGCACCACGGCAACGGCACCCAGCACATCTATTGGCAGCGCGGCGACGTGCTGACGCTGTCGCTGCATCAGGACGGCTGCTTCCCGGCGGGCTATTCCGGCGAACGGGATCGCGGTGAAGGCGCCGGGGCGGGCTGCAACGTCAACGTGCCGATGCTGGCCGGCGCCGGCGACGACGGCTACCTGCACGCCATGCGGCGCATCGTCATCCCGGCGCTGGAAAAATTCGAGCCGGAGCTGATCATCGTCGCCTGCGGCTACGACGCCAACGCGCTCGATCCGCTGGCGCGCATGCAGCTGCACAGCGACAGCTTCCGCGCCATGACCGCGCTGGTGCAAGACGCCGCCGACCGGCTGTGCGGCGGCAAACTGGTGATGGTGCATGAAGGCGGCTACGCCGAATCCTACGTGCCGTTCTGCGGGCTGGCGGTGATGGAGCAGCTGAGCGGCGTGCGCACTGAAGTGCAGGATCCGCTGTTGGCGTTCATCCAGCAACAGCAGCCGCGCGACGCCTTCAATCGCTTCCAGCGCGAAGCGCTCGACGAACTGGCGCGCCAGTTCGGTCTGTAA
- a CDS encoding MFS transporter — protein sequence MSSDSVSAPAVGAALPCPPRLLTAIIVFAAIAPGILMTAPAVAAQLAAQWQLGPAQIGHLFSTELGAMSLATLPAWWWIGRINWRRVATLSALVFIAGNLASALVQDFTLLLPLRFIASLAGGTLMILCITCAAGTANPSRVYAFWVLGQLVLGAVGLLVLPPLFAHFGLMAVYLILAAIMLCCLPLIPAFPSGFTAARAARSGPAASLSRKLCAVLAVLTFYISLSAVWTFIGGIAAGAGLSPAHSGQVLAVATLLGIVGAGAAAMIGARFGGGRLIVLGYALLLASVALLTGQPLLLRFALAALLFKFTWTFVLPFILARVAGLDNDGKLMNGINLVIGGGMAIGPTLAGYLIESSGGFNALLFGALGCALLSLLLISLASPRTPRRITGGER from the coding sequence ATGTCCAGTGATTCGGTTTCCGCGCCCGCCGTCGGCGCGGCGCTCCCCTGCCCGCCGCGGCTGTTGACCGCCATTATCGTCTTCGCCGCCATCGCGCCGGGCATTCTGATGACCGCCCCCGCCGTGGCCGCCCAGCTCGCCGCACAGTGGCAGCTCGGCCCGGCGCAGATTGGCCACCTGTTTTCCACCGAACTCGGCGCCATGAGCCTGGCCACGCTGCCGGCGTGGTGGTGGATCGGGCGCATCAACTGGCGACGGGTCGCTACGCTGTCGGCGCTGGTGTTTATCGCCGGCAACCTGGCTTCGGCGCTGGTGCAGGACTTCACCCTGCTGCTGCCACTGCGCTTTATCGCCTCGCTGGCGGGCGGCACCCTGATGATCCTGTGCATCACCTGCGCCGCCGGCACCGCCAATCCCAGCCGGGTGTATGCCTTCTGGGTGCTCGGCCAGCTGGTGCTGGGCGCGGTCGGGCTGCTGGTGCTGCCGCCGCTGTTCGCGCACTTCGGCCTGATGGCGGTCTACCTGATTTTGGCGGCCATCATGCTGTGCTGCCTGCCGCTCATCCCGGCGTTTCCCAGCGGCTTCACCGCCGCCCGCGCCGCCCGCAGCGGCCCCGCTGCTTCGCTGTCGCGCAAGCTGTGCGCCGTGCTGGCGGTGCTGACCTTTTACATCAGCCTGAGCGCGGTCTGGACCTTCATCGGCGGCATCGCCGCCGGCGCCGGGCTGTCGCCGGCCCACAGCGGCCAGGTGCTGGCCGTCGCCACCTTGCTCGGCATCGTCGGCGCGGGGGCCGCGGCGATGATCGGCGCGCGCTTCGGCGGCGGACGCCTGATCGTGCTCGGTTACGCCCTGCTACTGGCCAGCGTGGCGCTGCTGACAGGCCAGCCCCTGCTGTTGCGCTTCGCCCTGGCGGCCCTGCTGTTCAAATTCACCTGGACCTTCGTGCTGCCATTCATTCTCGCGCGGGTCGCCGGGTTGGATAACGACGGCAAGCTGATGAACGGCATCAACCTGGTGATCGGCGGTGGCATGGCCATCGGCCCGACGCTGGCCGGCTATCTGATCGAATCTTCCGGCGGTTTCAACGCCTTGCTGTTCGGCGCGCTGGGCTGCGCGCTGCTGTCGCTACTGTTGATTTCGCTGGCTTCACCGCGCACACCGCGCCGTATAACAGGAGGAGAAAGGTGA
- a CDS encoding helix-turn-helix transcriptional regulator: MHSTASDAFINSCLATITHLIPVSAGVFYLVDRNLRPDHYILHGMPDKTHQQYLNHFQQIDPLQPANFHRQDITMVGMSPAAIAGNRRYYHDFMLPNDMRDMTEIFIRQRKRIVAGVSLIRDTPFTEVERGRLRAVLPLIELATRDLLPDSEAQMLTAKEQEIVNMVREGASNKRIALKLGISLSTVKTHMRNIFAKTDVVNRTELVASGFLAHG; this comes from the coding sequence ATGCACAGCACCGCATCCGATGCCTTTATCAACAGCTGTTTGGCGACCATTACGCACCTGATCCCGGTCTCCGCCGGGGTGTTTTATCTGGTCGATCGCAACCTGCGGCCGGATCACTACATCCTGCACGGCATGCCCGATAAAACGCATCAGCAGTACCTGAACCACTTCCAACAGATAGACCCGCTGCAGCCGGCCAATTTCCATCGCCAGGACATCACCATGGTCGGCATGAGCCCGGCGGCGATCGCCGGCAACCGCCGCTATTACCACGACTTTATGCTGCCGAACGACATGCGCGACATGACGGAGATTTTCATCCGCCAGCGTAAGCGCATCGTCGCCGGGGTGTCGTTGATCCGCGATACGCCGTTCACCGAAGTGGAGCGCGGCCGCCTGCGCGCGGTGCTGCCGCTGATCGAGCTGGCGACGCGCGATCTGCTGCCCGACAGCGAGGCGCAGATGCTGACCGCCAAAGAGCAAGAGATCGTCAATATGGTGCGCGAAGGCGCCAGCAATAAGCGCATCGCCCTGAAACTGGGCATTTCGCTGTCTACGGTGAAAACCCATATGCGCAATATTTTCGCCAAAACCGACGTGGTGAATCGCACCGAACTGGTCGCCAGCGGCTTTCTCGCCCACGGTTAA
- a CDS encoding arylsulfatase yields the protein MQKKTLAVALSGALSGLAHGADADRPNVLIILVDDMGYSDISPFGGEIPTPNLQALAERGVRMSQYYTSPMSAPARSMLMTGNTNQQAGMGGMWWYESTAAQPGYEMRLTDRVTTLPERFRDAGYATMMAGKWHLGYVDGAKPTDRGFERAFAFMGGGTSHFDDAKPLGTVEAFHTFYTLNGKRVSLPKDFYSSKAYADQLERWIRETPQSKPIFAYLAFTAPHDPLQAPDDWIAKFDGKYDAGYQLAYQQRIQRLKALGLISDRTPMPTLALDKAWNALTPEQQRYEAKTMQVYAAMIAYMDDQVGAVLNTLKQTGRDQNTVIVFATDNGANPASGFYYGSKPEYWRQFDNSYANLGRKGSFISYGPHWANVSNAPYANYHKTTSAQGGINTDFIISAPGLKGRGGIDRTPMAVYDIAPTLYDYAGIDANKPLKAKPTLPMVGVSFKRYFSGEADGVPRATYGVELHNQAAYVDGVWKLRRLVKAGPTAQMAPWGLFNLHDDPLETRDLAAADPERVKRLSEAYRRFAQQSMVIEAKGAAIDYLGVDANTGDYIGLHPQTHKPLPQAAP from the coding sequence ATGCAGAAAAAAACGTTGGCGGTGGCGTTGAGCGGCGCCTTATCGGGCCTGGCGCACGGGGCGGACGCCGATCGCCCCAATGTGCTGATCATTCTGGTGGACGACATGGGCTACTCCGACATCAGCCCGTTCGGCGGCGAGATACCGACGCCCAACCTGCAGGCGCTGGCCGAACGGGGCGTGCGCATGAGCCAGTACTACACCTCGCCGATGTCGGCGCCGGCGCGTTCGATGTTGATGACCGGCAACACCAATCAGCAGGCCGGCATGGGCGGCATGTGGTGGTATGAAAGCACCGCCGCGCAGCCGGGGTATGAAATGCGCCTGACCGACCGCGTGACCACGCTGCCGGAGCGTTTTCGCGACGCGGGCTACGCCACCATGATGGCGGGCAAATGGCATCTGGGCTATGTCGACGGCGCCAAACCAACCGATCGTGGCTTTGAGCGTGCCTTCGCCTTTATGGGCGGCGGCACCAGCCATTTCGACGACGCGAAACCGCTGGGCACCGTGGAGGCGTTCCATACCTTCTACACCCTGAATGGCAAGCGCGTGTCGCTGCCCAAAGATTTCTATTCCAGCAAGGCCTATGCCGACCAGCTGGAACGGTGGATCCGCGAGACACCGCAGAGCAAGCCGATCTTCGCCTATCTGGCCTTTACCGCGCCGCACGATCCGCTGCAGGCGCCGGATGACTGGATCGCCAAATTTGACGGCAAATACGACGCCGGCTATCAGCTGGCCTATCAGCAGCGCATTCAGCGCCTGAAAGCGTTGGGATTGATTTCCGATCGCACGCCGATGCCGACGCTGGCGCTGGATAAGGCCTGGAACGCGCTGACGCCGGAACAGCAAAGATATGAAGCCAAGACCATGCAGGTGTACGCGGCGATGATCGCTTATATGGACGATCAGGTCGGCGCGGTGTTGAACACCCTGAAGCAGACCGGCCGCGACCAAAATACGGTGATCGTGTTCGCCACCGACAACGGCGCCAACCCCGCCAGCGGCTTTTACTACGGCTCGAAGCCGGAGTATTGGCGGCAGTTCGACAACAGCTACGCCAACCTCGGCCGCAAGGGATCGTTCATCTCTTACGGGCCGCACTGGGCCAACGTCAGCAATGCGCCGTACGCCAACTACCACAAGACCACCAGCGCGCAGGGCGGCATCAACACCGATTTCATCATTTCCGCGCCAGGGTTGAAGGGCCGCGGCGGTATCGATCGCACGCCGATGGCGGTGTATGACATCGCGCCGACGCTGTACGACTATGCCGGCATCGACGCCAATAAACCGCTGAAGGCCAAGCCGACGCTGCCGATGGTCGGCGTCAGCTTCAAACGCTATTTCAGCGGCGAGGCCGACGGCGTGCCGCGCGCGACCTACGGCGTGGAGCTGCATAACCAGGCCGCCTACGTGGATGGCGTCTGGAAGCTGCGGCGGTTGGTGAAGGCCGGGCCGACGGCGCAGATGGCGCCGTGGGGGCTGTTCAACCTGCATGACGATCCGCTGGAGACGCGCGATCTGGCCGCCGCCGACCCGGAGCGGGTCAAACGGCTGAGCGAGGCGTATCGCCGCTTTGCGCAACAGAGCATGGTTATTGAAGCCAAAGGTGCAGCGATCGACTATCTCGGCGTCGACGCCAACACCGGCGACTACATCGGCCTGCATCCGCAGACCCACAAACCGTTGCCACAGGCGGCGCCATGA
- a CDS encoding anaerobic sulfatase maturase, with the protein MNLAQLRAQQIPVESEPRAAAPFHLLVKPIGAGCNLGCRYCYYPQRQQARTRKMDDDLLAEFIRGYIAAQPRHSREINFVWQGGEPLLAGIGFYKRALALQRRFAPPGVRISNSLQTNGTLLNDAWCRLFRQHQFIIGVSLDGDREVQDAHRPDKRGGASYDAALRGIALLQRHQIDFNLLMVVHDGVADRAEAIYDHAVAIGARYLQFQPLMLEGDAPAAGYGLSAANWGRFMLAVYRRWRSRGHVGQVFVMNIEQVYAQYFTHVSPSCVHAERCGGNLVMEPDGRLYACDHLINAQHLLGHADRQTPLATLAAKAVEMPFGKNKSLRRECQRCSVKSVCQGGCPAHVGEDRYNRLCAGYYAFFSALLAPLLAYPRSPQGAMQWRAAVSAAAG; encoded by the coding sequence ATGAACCTGGCCCAGCTGCGCGCGCAGCAGATCCCGGTAGAGAGCGAACCGCGCGCGGCGGCGCCTTTTCACCTGCTGGTGAAACCGATCGGTGCCGGCTGCAACCTGGGCTGCCGCTACTGCTACTACCCGCAGCGCCAGCAAGCGCGGACGCGCAAGATGGACGACGACTTGCTGGCGGAGTTTATCCGCGGCTACATTGCCGCCCAGCCGCGCCACAGCCGCGAGATCAACTTCGTCTGGCAGGGCGGAGAGCCGCTGTTGGCGGGGATCGGTTTTTACAAGCGGGCGCTGGCGTTGCAGCGCCGCTTTGCGCCGCCGGGTGTGCGGATCAGCAACAGCCTGCAGACCAATGGCACCCTGCTGAACGATGCCTGGTGCCGGCTGTTCCGGCAGCATCAATTCATCATCGGCGTCAGCCTGGACGGCGATCGCGAGGTGCAGGACGCCCATCGGCCGGACAAGCGCGGCGGCGCCAGCTATGACGCCGCGCTGCGCGGCATCGCGCTGCTGCAGCGCCATCAGATCGACTTCAACCTGCTGATGGTGGTGCACGACGGCGTCGCGGACCGCGCCGAGGCGATCTACGATCATGCGGTGGCGATCGGCGCGCGCTATCTGCAGTTTCAGCCGCTGATGCTGGAAGGGGACGCGCCCGCCGCGGGTTACGGGCTGAGCGCCGCCAACTGGGGGCGTTTCATGCTGGCGGTGTATCGCCGCTGGCGCAGCCGCGGGCACGTCGGCCAGGTGTTTGTGATGAACATCGAACAGGTCTACGCGCAGTATTTCACTCACGTCAGCCCCAGCTGCGTGCACGCCGAACGCTGCGGCGGCAATCTGGTGATGGAGCCGGACGGTCGCCTCTACGCCTGCGATCACCTGATCAATGCGCAGCACCTGCTCGGCCATGCCGATCGGCAGACGCCGCTCGCCACCCTGGCGGCAAAGGCGGTGGAGATGCCGTTCGGCAAGAACAAAAGCCTGCGCCGCGAGTGCCAACGCTGCAGCGTGAAAAGCGTCTGCCAGGGCGGCTGCCCGGCGCATGTGGGCGAAGATCGCTACAACCGGTTGTGCGCCGGCTATTACGCCTTCTTTTCCGCGTTGCTGGCGCCGCTGCTCGCCTACCCGCGCAGCCCGCAGGGGGCGATGCAGTGGCGCGCCGCCGTGAGCGCGGCCGCAGGTTGA
- a CDS encoding APC family permease, whose product MNLSSRLHAHLARGKVGFPTTLASSVGVIMASPVILTVTSGFGIGGDTFALAMLIAFIMMQAQLTTFSEAAALLPTSGSVYDYISCGMGRFFAITGALSAYLIVHIFAGTAETILSGIMALVNFEHLNTLMESHNASWMVGVGLVVVFGLLNAFGIEAFGKAEIVLTFAMWSTLVIFGIVGLLSPHAVPLEGWFGSTLSLNDPFAVFSLIGMAMFMFVGCELVTPMAPEIKRCDRVIPRAMALGLCGVAVCMALYGAALSHQVENVVVDAASGTRLLETPMAIPAFAGQVMGQFGKYWLGVGLLLAGAATINTLMAAVPRILYGMALDGALPRMFAYLHPRFKTPVVGILVAVLIPCVHAFAIQGNLDKIIPLVLAAVCAWGVAYLLVTCSVVILRLRRPDLPRAYKSPWFPLPQIVSSVGIVLAIVYITPPGMNPSDVYIPFGWMIGLTAAYALFWTLCVQKVNPFKPVPVEQVLENAFAKGENEEAQFDRLTSLT is encoded by the coding sequence ATGAACCTGTCGTCGCGGTTGCACGCCCACCTGGCTCGAGGCAAGGTCGGCTTTCCCACCACCCTGGCCAGTTCGGTCGGGGTGATCATGGCCAGCCCGGTGATCCTGACGGTCACCAGCGGCTTCGGCATCGGCGGCGACACCTTCGCGCTGGCGATGCTGATCGCCTTCATCATGATGCAGGCGCAGCTCACCACCTTCTCCGAAGCGGCGGCGCTGCTGCCGACCTCCGGTTCGGTTTACGACTACATCTCCTGCGGCATGGGGCGCTTTTTCGCCATCACCGGCGCGCTGTCGGCCTACCTGATCGTGCATATCTTCGCCGGCACCGCCGAGACCATTCTCTCCGGCATCATGGCGCTGGTGAACTTCGAGCACCTCAACACCCTGATGGAAAGCCACAACGCCTCCTGGATGGTCGGCGTCGGGTTGGTTGTGGTGTTCGGCCTGCTCAATGCGTTCGGCATCGAGGCCTTCGGCAAGGCGGAGATCGTGCTGACCTTCGCCATGTGGAGCACGCTGGTGATCTTCGGCATCGTCGGGCTGCTGTCGCCGCATGCGGTGCCGCTCGAGGGTTGGTTCGGCAGCACGCTGAGCCTGAACGATCCCTTCGCGGTATTCAGCCTGATCGGCATGGCGATGTTCATGTTCGTCGGCTGTGAGCTGGTGACGCCGATGGCGCCGGAGATCAAACGCTGCGATCGGGTGATCCCGCGCGCCATGGCGCTCGGGCTGTGCGGCGTGGCGGTGTGCATGGCGCTGTACGGCGCGGCGCTCAGCCACCAGGTGGAAAACGTGGTGGTCGACGCCGCCAGCGGCACGCGCCTGCTGGAAACGCCGATGGCCATCCCGGCCTTCGCCGGCCAGGTGATGGGCCAGTTCGGCAAATACTGGCTGGGCGTCGGCCTGCTGCTGGCGGGCGCGGCGACCATCAATACGCTGATGGCGGCGGTGCCGCGCATCCTTTACGGCATGGCGCTGGACGGCGCGTTGCCGCGCATGTTCGCTTATCTGCACCCGCGCTTTAAAACGCCGGTGGTCGGCATTCTGGTGGCGGTTCTGATCCCCTGCGTGCACGCCTTCGCCATTCAGGGCAACCTCGACAAGATCATTCCGTTGGTGCTGGCGGCGGTGTGCGCCTGGGGCGTGGCCTACCTGCTGGTGACCTGCTCGGTGGTCATCCTGCGCCTGCGTCGCCCCGATCTGCCGCGCGCTTATAAATCGCCGTGGTTCCCGCTGCCGCAAATCGTCTCCAGCGTCGGCATCGTGCTGGCCATCGTCTACATCACGCCGCCGGGGATGAACCCGAGCGACGTTTACATTCCCTTCGGCTGGATGATCGGCCTGACCGCCGCCTATGCGCTGTTCTGGACGCTGTGCGTGCAGAAAGTGAATCCATTCAAGCCGGTGCCGGTCGAGCAGGTGCTGGAAAATGCCTTCGCCAAGGGCGAAAACGAGGAGGCGCAGTTTGATCGGCTTACTTCCCTCACTTAA
- a CDS encoding DUF3156 family protein: MIGLLPSLNRAWRRAPSGYRPGAALDRLARNLEPYACERLAPGLLRLTLPQGPQIEVSEQVQGLFMAHIVSHRFRLQGACAAQPPLTLDVVTGGWLRRRGVRYLLRQRHAAAQRVLDGLLRYPQIGETLAQLDFRRVRLTVKDGRWQVDIEHFAASEVVSRLPAGRRYLRLDAEQRRLLLSSLLMIGQLMEKLNHE; the protein is encoded by the coding sequence TTGATCGGCTTACTTCCCTCACTTAATCGCGCCTGGCGGCGAGCGCCGTCGGGCTATCGTCCGGGCGCCGCGCTGGATCGTCTGGCCCGCAACCTGGAACCCTACGCGTGCGAACGTCTGGCGCCGGGCCTGCTGCGGCTGACGCTGCCGCAGGGGCCGCAGATCGAGGTCAGCGAACAGGTGCAGGGGCTGTTTATGGCGCATATCGTCAGCCATCGTTTTCGGTTGCAGGGCGCGTGCGCGGCGCAGCCCCCGCTGACGCTGGACGTGGTGACCGGCGGTTGGCTGCGGCGGCGCGGCGTGCGCTATCTGCTGCGCCAGCGCCATGCGGCCGCGCAGCGGGTGCTGGATGGCCTGCTGCGCTACCCGCAGATCGGCGAGACGCTGGCGCAGCTGGATTTTCGCCGCGTGCGGCTGACGGTCAAAGACGGGCGCTGGCAGGTGGATATCGAGCATTTCGCCGCATCGGAGGTGGTCAGCCGTTTGCCGGCCGGCCGCCGCTATCTGCGGCTGGACGCCGAACAGCGGCGGCTGCTGTTGAGCAGCCTGCTGATGATCGGCCAACTGATGGAGAAGCTGAATCATGAATAG